The Triticum aestivum cultivar Chinese Spring chromosome 5A, IWGSC CS RefSeq v2.1, whole genome shotgun sequence genomic sequence GTAGCAGCATTTTGTCAAATGCGAGCTATCATGCCCGTTGACTCGATTCCCTATGGAACCCACCATACCTCTAAATCGACCAATTGATTCACATTGTTATGGACTTCTTAGTATTTTATTGAGATGATATTTGGTTAAATGCGGATTTAGCTACTGACTACTAGTAAGAAAAGATTTGTGACAAGATCGTGGGGTTTGACTTGCCTGAAACAACCATGAGGGAACGGTTCAGAAGTTGACGGTATTGCCTGCGTGATTTACCAGCTTCAGTCTCTGGGATGCTCAAATGGGGCCGCTGTGCTGCGTGAACTATTCGGCAGAAAATGCTGTTCAAGTCTTTCAATTTCACACTGATGGGAATTGGTGTTTCAATTCCCATGTCTTGGCTCACCTGAAATTAGATAGATTTATGATTACTCTGTAACAAACATAAACAACTAGACTATCCATGGATTCTAATCCATTCACCAACTACAATGGTAAATTTAAAATGTCAAACGAAATGGTATTGGAGCTTACTCTGGTTGATTCCTGTAGAGCCACTGGAGATTGATCAAGATCGTCCTTAGCAGCAACTATCAGACAAGGGACTTCATAACCAGTGTTTTCTCCATGTGAAGCCACTTGCACAAGCAAATCTCTTGCTCTTTGCCAAGAAAATTCATCACAGCTGCCATTTTAAAGGTGTCACATAAGGAAATTTATGTAATATTGAATAATACGTCAGAGTAAGATATACCAGGATAAGCAAGATTTTCAACTGTCATCTGTACCGTTTACATAACCAGATGAATAGTTGAACCAATTAAAGGTAATCAAGGATCAAAGAGATTCATTTTTTACTGACCAAGAATCATTTATTTGATATGGCCAGTAAGCTATTGTGTAACTGAAATCAGATTGCAATACATGAATGAACTAAGTTCATGAGATCTTGCAAATAGCATAGAATGGTAAACCTAGTTTCCTTCCAAAATGGGCCATCAAAACCATTGAGAACAATTCAAAAATTGCCAGCATATATATGACACAAAGCAGAAAACAGTACAATAAACAGGAAAATAGCTCGGCAGAATGGATACCTATCGTAAACAAAGACTGCCACATCACAGGGTGCCAAGGATTCCTTGTTGTTTAGCAATGATCTGACATCACCTTCAGGAATCTCCCGCAGCACAAGTGTTTTTCTAGTCCCCTTCAATAAAACAAAGATATAATGAATCTGATATGAACATTGCAGAGTAAGAGTAGAAAAGCATCATTACAGATTACCAAGAATTAGAAAATGATAAATCTCAAAGCTGCACTCCGCAGTCAAATTAGAAACTGCTGAAGTTAATGTCACCCTATCGTCTCCACTAGACCATCACATATGATTTCTGGaaggctctctctctccctcttccatGTCCACCAAAAATGAAGATGACGAGAGGGAAAGGGCAACATTGAACTACTGTACATGCCATTGGCAGAGAAAATTTGGGTTGTCTTAATTTCTGTCACTATACTCGCGTGAAGTCTTGCATCATTAAGAATAGAATTATCATTTATCAGAATGTTTGCGGCAAACCGGTCGCTGTTAGTTGGCAGAGCATCAGTAAGAATAGAATTATCATTTATCATTAAGAACATGCCATTTATCAAAAAGTGCAAGCAGAATACAAACATAAATTTTGACTACTTACATCAGATGGTTCAACAGTATTTGCGGCAAACCGGTCGCTGTTAGTTGGCAGAGCATCAGAAGGTTGCCTGCAATGAAGATAACAAGTGAAATGGAGTTCCAAAAGGAATAAAGATGGTATGAAAATTCATGGAGTAAATACAGAGAAATGCATCAAATACCTTCCAAGGAATGATTGTAGCAATGCAGTCTTTCCGGCACCTTTGGGACCAAAAACATAGCACTGGAACACATTTCTTTGAGTCTGCTGCTTTTTACGGTCCACTCGTCTTTTCCTCGTGATGGTGAATGCTGAATTAAAATCACCTGAATAGCCGACATATACAAGGTTCGCGAAACTATTTGCTGGATCTAGAAGTGTCATAAGAGCCCACTGCAATTGTAGGAGATACTAGTCAGCAAAGGAAAATCAACCGGTAATCTAGTAAGAAAGAATATCACCATAATACACACAGGTGTTTTGTCTACAGGTTTCTAAGCACGTGTCCACAAGATTAAACTGGTGTAGATATGCATGTAAACATAAAAAACACTACACTAACACTAAGAAAAGGTTTTCTTGCCTGGAAACGTTCCACATGTTTTTCAAGGCACGCCACTAAATACTATGCATCTTAATCATAACAAGCACAACACTCCTAAAAGATTTCTATCCCATTTTTAGTTGGTTTATGTTTCTTATGTGTTCGATATAGTATATATAATCTCTTCTGTGGATTCGTTTGCATATGACGAACTAAGATGGGTGCAGTAATTCATATTCCCTCCATCCCAAGATAAGTGTCTCAACTCTAGTACAACTTTGCAAGTGTCTCAActctagtacaactttgtactgaagttagtacaaagttgagacacttattttgggatagagggagtacaaTGGTTACAACAAACTATTGGGCTTTCTCAGAGATTAACTGAGCTCATTGAATGGTACAAGACAGTCAGAACATGAATAAAAAGATATGAGATCCGAATAGAGCATTAGGCTGTTGAATCCAACCAACAAAACAGCAACCAACGGGCAGCGTTAAATATTATTGCACACAAACAGTGTAGCACAAAGGGAGTGAGAGAATACCTTAGAAAGAAATCCTTCAAGTGATAGCCCACCCAAGACATTCCTTTCAGCGCAGTCTTTATATAGATCAGAAGTCCATGGGCTGGAATAATGATATGTGAATGATAAGCAGAGACAAATGACTAAATAGACTAAACTTGAGAACCATTTAACAAAAGTAAAACAGATGCCATCAAATCTAAGATAAAGTAATACAGGGTTACTAACAATATGAGTAAATTATGTAAATTACAACAAATTGTCTCCAATTGTGTCAaactaggattaaaattaccctTTCTTTTAGTAAAGAACTTACTTTTCAGGTGCAGTTGAAAAAAGATCATCCAACTCAGAAGGTAGCAAAGCTTCGTCCTGGATTTGATACATAAACACATTTTCAGAAATGCTCCAACACATAAGTTTTTTACTGATAAGATTAGAATGAAAATGCCAAGAATAACAAAGGGCACAGCAATATTTAACATTGAGGATAAAAAACAATTGTGACGATCAATACATTAGACTTACATTATCTATGTCAAACATGTTGAATATTCCTTTCAAGTAATCAATCACTTCATTTGTCAATTCCACCGTCTGTAACAAAGATAGTGATATGACTTTAGTACCAAAGAAATATTAGAGACCAAACGTATGGCAAATATAAAACACATAGGTAAGTGGCTAGTGAAGCTAGGATTGCAGATACCCAGCATACAATTGAAATCAACTATCAACTTACACGTAAGCCATTATAAGAACAACTTTACACTAAAATATATGTGCACTTAAAAATTGGTCTAGCTTCAACTGACAACAAAATGTGAATAGCTGACAGTAATCAACAGAACATTACTTGATCAGGAGCTCGCTTGACTGACGTTGGAatgaagtcatctctaagtttgaTTTCATTATCATAACCAAATTTCCTCAATACTGTCCATGTAGTTTCCAAACGACCTTTCTCAATAAAAAGAGCATGAAGGAAAAGGAACCCAGTCAATGTAAGGCCGCTATCATTTACGCCTTCAGGCATCTTCTCTTGAACAACTCTCTTCACGCCTGAAATTTCAGTAGGCTGGAGAGGAGCACTGAAACATCTGACCTGCAAAGCAATGGAAAGGAATTTTAGTACCACCATACATAGAAGAATGTCAATAAAAGACACTAGTCAGCCTCATGTTAATATAAAGGAAGAATGGGTAGCCTGAGTGAATACAAACCTGAAAGTCATTGAGCTCCACATCACTGAGAGCTCCATCCCTGTCGTGGTCACATAGAATGAATATCCGCTTCAAAGCCCTCACACAGCGTGGCTTTAGAGATTGCGCCTCTTGATCAAATAGAGGAGCTGTGGGGTGAAGCACTGCCTTCTGGGCGTAGTAGAAGACCTCAGGCACCTGCGGTTCATAAACTATCTGTTTAGTAAAACCTACTCGAGCATAGTATCTAGAATTCTAACACAACAATCAAATTATCAACTGCATAGTTGAATTAGTACTCAATCAAATTATAAAAATGCAATGTTGGAATATTAGGCGAGGCTG encodes the following:
- the LOC123105585 gene encoding mitochondrial Rho GTPase 1, encoding MAAAAANLAGRPGVRVVVIGDPGTGKSSLVVAVATEQFPENVPKVMPHTRLPADYFPDRVPITIVDTSSSPEQKPKLIAECQAADAVVLTYACDRLSTLDRLSSYWLPELRRIQLKAPVIVVGCKLDLRDDQQNSLEQTMAPIMQSFREIETCIECSALRQIQVPEVFYYAQKAVLHPTAPLFDQEAQSLKPRCVRALKRIFILCDHDRDGALSDVELNDFQVRCFSAPLQPTEISGVKRVVQEKMPEGVNDSGLTLTGFLFLHALFIEKGRLETTWTVLRKFGYDNEIKLRDDFIPTSVKRAPDQTVELTNEVIDYLKGIFNMFDIDNDEALLPSELDDLFSTAPENPWTSDLYKDCAERNVLGGLSLEGFLSKWALMTLLDPANSFANLVYVGYSGDFNSAFTITRKRRVDRKKQQTQRNVFQCYVFGPKGAGKTALLQSFLGRQPSDALPTNSDRFAANTVEPSDGTRKTLVLREIPEGDVRSLLNNKESLAPCDVAVFVYDSCDEFSWQRARDLLVQVASHGENTGYEVPCLIVAAKDDLDQSPVALQESTRVSQDMGIETPIPISVKLKDLNSIFCRIVHAAQRPHLSIPETEAGKSRRQYRQLLNRSLMVVSVGAAIGVVGVAAYRVYAARRNSSS